In Scatophagus argus isolate fScaArg1 chromosome 5, fScaArg1.pri, whole genome shotgun sequence, a genomic segment contains:
- the LOC124059217 gene encoding P2Y purinoceptor 3, with protein sequence MPYSVNSFSTETLISNISLAFSTSPSAPHREDSFITTTSNISSSSGSDNIRCTYKEDFKRILLPTVYIFVFLLGLPLNAAVILKIWKTRPNLSKNNIYMFNLAIADFLYVMSLPLLVYNYASHDYWPFGELACKLVRFQFYSNLHGSILFLTCISVQRYIGICHPLAMWHKQGGRRLAWCICGGVWLVVIVLCAPTFHFAATGIQRNRTVCYDLSTPKHSVDYYPYGMALTCLGFLLPFMGVMVCYCRMAHVLCRPVSYQGVSMATGEKRDKAVRMIIVVAAVFCISFLPFHLTKTLYLVVRTLPNAPCGTRNLFAVIYKCTRPFASMNSFLDPILFYFTQPRYRQSTRRFVLRVTTLKDKGTSV encoded by the exons ATGCCATATTCTGTCAACTCCTTCTCCACGGAAACTCTCATCTCCAACATCTCTTTGGCCTTCTCTACCAGCCCTTCAGCACCACACAGAGAAGACAGCTTCATCACCACTACCagtaacatcagcagcagtagCGGGTCAGACAACATTCGCTGCACCTATAAAGAAGACTTTAAACGTATTCTACTCCCTACTGTGTACATCTTTGTCTTCCTGCTCGGCCTTCCTCTCAATGCTGCTGTCATACTGAAGATATGGAAAACTCGGCCCAATCTGTCCAAAAACAACATCTATATGTTCAACTTGGCCATAGCCGACTTTCTGtatgtgatgtcacttcctttgCTCGTCTACAACTACGCCAGTCATGACTACTGGCCCTTTGGGGAGCTTGCCTGCAAACTGGTCAGGTTTCAGTTCTACAG taATCTGCACGGCagcatcctcttcctcacctgcaTCAGTGTGCAGCGCTACATAGGCATATGTCATCCTCTCGCGATGTGGCACAAGCAAGGTGGCCGCAGGTTGGCGTGGTGCATCTGTGGAGGTGTGTGGCTGGTGGTCATTGTCCTCTGTGCGCCAACTTTTCACTTCGCCGCGACGGGAATCCAGCGAAATCGTACAGTGTGTTATGATTTAAGCACACCAAAGCATTCAGTGGACTACTATCCCTACGGCATGGCTCTAACCTGCCTCGGCTTCCTGTTGCCTTTCATGGGCGTGATGGTCTGCTACTGTCGGATGGCCCACGTCCTCTGCCGCCCGGTGTCCTACCAGGGTGTCTCAATGGCAACTGGAGAGAAACGGGACAAGGCCGTGAGGATGATCATCGTAGTGGCAGCAGTGTTCTGCATAAGTTTTCTGCCGTTTCACCTCACCAAGACCTTGTATCTGGTGGTGCGTACTCTGCCTAATGCACCCTGTGGGACAAGAAACCTGTTTGCAGTCATCTATAAGTGCACCAGGCCATTTGCCAGCATGAACAGCTTTCTGGATCCTATTCTGTTTTACTTCACTCAGCCACGCTACCGCCAGAGCACGAGAAGGTTTGTGCTCAGAGTCACCACCCTCAAGGACAAGGGCACCAGTGTGTGA